Genomic DNA from Cucumis melo cultivar AY chromosome 10, USDA_Cmelo_AY_1.0, whole genome shotgun sequence:
AGGATACACTTGAAGCCAGTCCAAATAAATCTGATTCATGGACTTGGATAAAAGTTTTAATAAAAGAAGCTGTAGTTCTTCAGATCTTTGTTCGATTAAAAGCAAACACttgaatattaaaattatataatcGAAATTCTATAGTGTGATCAGAACGTATGGAAATTACCAAAAAAGAAGAGAATACACAATTCCTTCTTTGATCGAGAAAATAGCATTTGagaaaattaccaaaataataagaaacagattattatatataatttatcatAATTTAGCTGGAattataaataggaaaaataCGGTGCTGATGAACATTTGAGGAGGGATTCAATCACAATACACTATTTAAGTCTCTCTTATAAAATTCCAACGCAAACGCATGTGTTTAAGCAGAAGCAAAATAAGGAACTCTCTATTATGCAGATTCACTGCCACCCCTTGGAGAACCGTTGTTATCTTCGTCGTTTACAGGACTCCTTTCTTCTCTAGGCAACGGGCTGGGGCTGCGACTGTATCCGTTTTCTTCCCTTCGATAATTTCTACTTCCACCACCGTTGAAGTCCTCACCTTCATCCATTGGACTCCTGCTCCTTCCTCTTGGGCTTCTGCTTCTACCTCTAGGACTGCGGCTGTCACGATTTCCTGGGGACAGACTGCGTCTTGCATCTTCTTCTGGACTTCTTTCATCAGGAGTTGGGCTACGTTTCATAGCTTTTGGAGGAGGTGACAAACTGTGCCTCTTTGGGCTTGATCTGCCTCTTGGGCTCCTTGATCTTTTATCTGATCGTTCAAGGCTTCTATCTCTTTTTACAGGAGATCTAGATCGACTGAGGACACAATACACGAATTGCTCAATCAGGAAGGAATAAAGCCTCaagtaaaataattaattgttgCTCATGAAGGCTATGAAGGAAGAGGAAAACTTCAATACCAGACTAGAGGGAGATGGTTCAATTGAAACAAACCTGTAGCTTCGACCTCTGCTATAACTACGACTGCGGCTTCTACCACGGCGAGGGCTTGGTGAACGTGAGTAACTTCCACGCCTGTGCCATACAATTTCTTTATTCAGAATGATCAACAGGGAAAAATtaaaaagggaagggaaagaaaatttgaaaagataatATACTTCAACTTCTTGGGACTGTTCTGGCAATTCTTCTCTATGTGACCCCGTTCGCCGCATCGATAACATTTATTTTTCCAATCTCCAGCCTTGCAATCTCTCGCCCAGTGGCCATCGATCCCACAATTGAAACAACGGCCAGTTCCTGGAGGACCTCGACCAAGATACTCACGGGATCCACCAGGACCACGAGGTACCTAAATCAATATTGGAAATTTTCATTACattcaaaagaaataaaatagttCACAAAATTAATGTACAAGATATAAACAAGCTTTAACTTACCTGCACAAGCCAGGAAAACTACACATAGCCTTTATAAAAATGAACAAATGAGACTATGAAAAGAGCACAATTGCAAAAGAACGTGAAGGATATCTTCCAAGTTCCACAAACcaaaataataattcaaaatcacaaaacagTTATCAATCCACCATAAATATGAAACAGTTAACCACTTAAAAGGATAAAAATGATGACTAGCCTGGAAAAAACAGAGGTAACTTGTctgaaagaaattaaaaagttCATGAAAGGTTTGTCAGGAAAGATAATGGAACATACCCCTTTAGCTATTTCCACAATGATTCGACTTCCATGGACATCCCGCCCATTCAAACTATATCTTGCATCGTCAGCATCACGGGGATCACTAAACTCCTGATATCAGATGTTTAAGCAAATAGACCAAGAAAAAGATCACACTTGCAAAATTAACATGCGCCATTAAGTATAGAGAAAGGATCCTAGCATATATCATTTTATCTTCCAAAAATAgcttaaataaaaatgaaagaagTATAGGGAGAGAAATACATACAACAAATGCATAGTCTCGCTTCATATCCACATCGCGTACTCTGCGCAAATTGGTTCCAGAAACAGGTAAGGCCATCATTTGATACAAGTACCAAAGGGTTGACACCTCGCCCCTCATAGATGAACTAAACACCATTCTGAGATTCTTGGCATTTCCATAAAAACAGGCAATAACATAATAGAAAGACTCGCCAAATCCACCAAGGGAACCCTCTCACCATAGACCTCCAGGTTTGGCATAAGCCAAGAAACCTTCAACAAGATCACTCAAGTTAAACCACACAGACCCATCAACAATTCCACACTTTCATGGATATATCAAAATACACATTCACAGTCGTGCACCCAAAAAAGGGCTTGGCAAATACCTCAAGAGGTCTCGAGAGAAGTATCAATTAAAAATTTACTCTGACAAGGATGTTAGCAATAGCAAAACCGGCCAATAGAAGCAAAGAAAAAGACACTACTAAACACACACAAATTTTCCGTATTCATAAAATTACTTTTGCCACACAAATTCGACCGATATCGGATTGCACCCGGCAAAAATAGGCATACCTTCCATAACGACTGAACAGGTCATCCAGATCACGGGACCTCGTACGTGAAGACAGGCGCCCAACGTAGAGCCGAGTACCGCCGTAACGATCGTCATAGCGAGGcattttatctaaaaaaatcAACCACAGCACTACAATCAGCGACAGAATTCAAAAACCAATTACTTGAGCAAGTATTCAAATCAAAAATACGTTGAAACAAGTGAAAATATACACAATTCAACAATTAGACAAATCGAAGAGGAAAACCCAATTAATAAGCAAAATAGAGAACGTACAGGAAGGTGATTGAGCAAAAATTTGAATAGAAAAATGCTATGAATATGGAGTGGGAGGATTCGAGAAGAGAAAACCTAGAAAAATCGCAGGAGGAGGCGAAGCGCACCTGGAAACAATAAGGATGCGAAACCCTAAATTTTACGTCTTTCGCAAAAATGATTTCCGCAAGCCGCTCCATACCATTTTATATTCATTGTCTTTTTCTAAACGGCTGTAGGCCCAATTCGGCCTAAGTTATTTGAGCATGGCCTCAATAGTTGGGCCGGGCCGCGCTACAATAGGCCCGTGATAATTGTGTGCATTGGGGAATTCGCGAAAATAGCAAATATAagaatgaaaattaaaaaaatacgttatttttttatttatggcaaaactaattGAAATAGTTTTCCACGTTTCTGATCCGAAATTATCTTCGATGGATGAGGACTATCCAGattcaaatataatatatttaaggagatcgaaaaatcaaataaaatatcacatattcgattacagtgtatttaTGAACACACCCAccgataattattaactaaatcagaaaattattatattcttccaaatatccctaaacatattcaattggtttcaatatcccctaattattctgatttttaccttcaataattatatattcaaattttagCTATTAACGTCCTataattttaatgcaatgaatatctcctaaaataatgataaagatgatgcaataattaactattaacaaaaatattaaaaaagtaaaaaaaaatcatctaaaagattcaaatttcaaatctcaagtaaaattcaaattcaaattccaactatttcctaaaattatggcaaatataatgaaaatagttaagtttagaatcaaatcccaaacctccctaaaatcatgccaaataaaatgtgatctatgtttaattttgccaaccaatcggaattaagggaaacaaaaatagaatattcatcAGAAGACAATCAACCAGAATTAAGAGAAacgaaaatttgtactaaaagaagaaggtggtaagcgacggtgcgggtggaaagccatttgaaaatttgaagaatgttaaaattggagaaaaattgaagaaattttTGAGAACTCGGTGGAATTTGAATGCgggtggaaaagcgacggaagagaaactgatggtggaaaagcgacggaagAGAAAGCGACGGTGAAAAAACGGAAGAAAAAGCTACGGTGGAAATGCACCGGAAAGCCTTtaaaaatggaagaacaaatGCGTTGGAAAGTCTTTCCATaagatgatttattttttgggagagaaaattagaaaattgaagggagtgcatagtatgtaattacagggtatttgtggtttttcttagTATTGTATTTAGGGGTCTATATTGTAaagtaggtaggggcatttaaggtaTAGTTATCTCATTTATTACGTGGAAATcaactgttttgctattttgacaattttaaaataaatttaccatttatccaaaggaaaacttagattttgctattcttcttgtcgcccctacaaattttttaaaaagttttagaAGAAAGCTAGGAATTaagattatttttaattaattatatagcAAATTCAAAATTAAGAATCAATTATTTCCTTCATTAGattatttttatcattattgctgtagccacctaattttatcctacattttttcattattattttggCAATGgttaaaatatttcattaatttattttgttaaaaaaagaaaaatgtaaaatttttttgtaataatatgaaatcttatgttttttcttatatttttattaaaatggaaaataaatacattaatgagaatatctattattttaaacttatcactttaggaaaaaaaaacaaattaatttatttatacaaaatctcttttgatttatcatattaggaaaagcaagataatttattttatacaaaaaattttaataccatatttgacttatctttatcactttaggaaaaaaacaaaaaatttatttcggacaaaatctttcaatatcatatttttactattttagaaaaaagaaaattaataaaattacataatatctaatttgattttatacttattaaatcttCCTAAATTGTGGCACACcccgggtctataaataggatcctttgtcatttggaaaaggggagaagaaattattttaaagaaattcttgaagaaaaaaattgttttagagagaatctctaagaaaaaaaattgcttTAAAGAAATTCTGTAGAGAGAATTCGTGTGAAAGTTTTGAAGAAACATATTTCTCCACGAAAGGGTGGAGGCAACCTTGCCACCCGCCACTCTcggttctttttttcttttatttttaatttattcatttatttatttaatttagttttttaaaatttaaaattttatgtataatttttaagattattattattattattattattattattattattattattatatatatatatatatattttttttttctttttcttttagttgcCGCCACCcttctgtttcttttttctttttttatataatttatttattgtttaatttagtttataattttattagtattattataaatattatttttagaacaaccttttgtttgttttttattttatatatatatataatttttatttttatttttattttatatttgtgattttctttaactttttgttatttttatttttattattattattattatttcatttcataatttttttattttttttcaatttactatcatccctatgtcctcttctcttcacttatttatttaattttttttacatatttttttttgatttagttctcttttcatttttttccttattttatttatcgttattatgtatcttttcttttccttttcttttaacttatttttattactatcgttatatttagtatatgcatgcattaatataataagttatttgcctaatttattgtgtggtatatttgttatttttatttgacattcattaaaaatttcttaaaatttttaaaatacttttaaccatATTTGTATgcaattttgaaatttttttttaaattttctctttaaaccatttagattttttttctttttgcttcaaaattatttcttttaaactcaaaattaaatatatatttcataaggtttcctaatctacttttttttttatataatatctcatgtcgatttcgctaaaaaaaaaatcctacgatggaatctagaaatttctgggagtccgttatttctagattcttaaggtgagggatcaatatcttagggagtccgagatttgatcccaagagaaaatatatttaatcaatgtttttttaaaaaaaaactttattcgaagactagcctatgatagaatttgagaaattgtaacaatttctcattctcttaaggtgaggaatttttccccaatatagtctaattaatgggtgtatcccacttattttatgggatcattgctccgAATATTGGAGtagtgagcaatgaaataagacataattcttttcaaaaaaataaattttattcaagacattaaatttggccaccgttttctaaaacgggtgttatggggtgctaacaccttccccgtacacaaatgactcccgaactcaactctaatttttttgtagaccagtttttattttatttaaaatgattcactttatttcggtgtccaatcacaccgtaaaaaagattggtggcgactcctcttttttcgtttttaaaattaaaccattcttaaggacgtcggccgctccgcgtcgtcttGGGTACGTGGCGACAATTGTGAATTATAATTTCcttaattatgtttttaattaatatcaatctttatattaatgaaaaaacattgattttaaattataatcgaataatatatgtttcaatatggaaattttttcaaaaatatatttcttaattcataaatatatttcataatTATTCATCATACTTCGTCCGCAGTCTTCTTTTCATTATCAATTTTCTCCGGCTCCTATATATCAATTTCTCCATCAATTGTGTTGGATCCTCCACGGGTAAATAACTTGATTTATTAACCAATTCCATCCAGTTTCCTTCTTTTGTTAGTTCGTCGAAAATCACATCGTCCGTCGGAAATCAATTTCCCAACGTTCTACATTTGTAAAGTCTTCTTCCATCGTCGGAGATCACATCATCAGTTCGCCGAAAATCACATCTGATTAATTATCTTCgtcaatttgttatattttagaCATATATCAGTTGAATTTCTTCCTCTTGTCCTATCATAGTATTCATAGAACGTTTAACGTTATATTTCTGAAGATTTATTTTAGACATATATCACTGCATTTATGTTTACATACAGTCCCTAAGGAATATCAATTgccaaaattaatttatatatattgcttcatatatacaataatgcATATAAGCTCAGATACAATACTTATTTGGCTTCGctgattttgtaaatatataccccttcatatttacaataatatacataaattgtCATACATTTATTGACGAATATGATTTGTGTGTTATGGTCTTTTTTAGATATATATACTCTTCTTATTTACCATAATACATATATTTGGACATCCAATAATAGTGACGTGTATTTCTAATATGTTTTGTCAGGATGGCCAGAATTGCAGTCTACTTCGATGGTTTTTTCAATGAATGGAACAATTACGTTAGTTTTAGTGTGTCCAAAATTACAGTTAATGAACATATGTGCTATAAAGAATTGTACACTAGCTTTATATCCAAGTTAGGCAGTATTATTGATATgaacaatattgatatatacctTTGCCTAGGTCCAATAAAATGTGTTAAGAAGAATTTGGCTATAATGAATGATAACAATGTTAAATGGGTTTACCATATAATAACATCAAATGTTGAGCGTCATATTGCCTTTATTGTTCATTATGTTGGTTCTTTATCTATTTGTTTAGGTTCATCTTCTTTTCAAACCCAAATCCACGATGATGGGGGTCAGTTTTTTGAAAACATAGATATGTCTAAGGTAGATTCCAACTTTGCACTGAAAGTCCAGGACATGTTTTCAACCAAATTTTTGTTCAAACAGTTGCGTACAAGTCATTGCTCTTAGAGACAATTTTCAAATGTTACTTGAAACTAAACAAGGAAGTtataatgtaacgacccaactttccggactaagctgaggtcactaccaaataccaaaactcgaccattcaacataaaatttaaaacagaccagttacgattcattaaagcattagaaaccttacaaaagacagtttcgggccctattttaaatcaatcaagaagtcacaaacaaaaactcaagtcaccagttcgaaatcacaagtcaaaatattctgacaaaatacatagcggaagcgataaggaaaaccggacgcgtccatatggccttcacgcgtccttcctgcctctcgtcggtctgcccctcgctgtgcccttacctgagaagttaaagaagagaaaagggtgagtataaacatacccagtaagggacccactactgggcccgttaggggacgacagttaacttcctattcgggggtaccctacataacagtctagtggttccgtagaacgcacatatcagtctagtgctcccgagggatgcacatatcagtctagtgctcccgaaggatgcacacatcagtctagtgctcccgaaggatgcacatatcagtctagtgctcccgaaggatgcacacatcagtctagtgctcccgaaggatgcacatatcagtctagtgctcccgaaggatgcacatatcagtctagtgcttccgaaggatgcacgcatcggtctagtgctcccgaaggatgcacatatccgtaaggcacactaccccatagatgaagctaaccgttacccctcagtccatactaaaccgtctacatcagtcataccccaacggcattcatattacagttccgccataggctttgtcagtcagatagtataggtttaaacaattatgccctcagttgctatacgcatcaccaattcgcacaccattagggaaaaccctagacccaatcaactaaccaaccaaaaccggactcactgtccttccccgtccaaactccatgatcaacatccagaccaatgctttactacatactgaaccgtaacttcaaggtccatcaacataaaatctcaatctacaattagcagtcacattatctttacatcagacaaaatatgataacagtgcttaacagtcaacacgcatacagttattcagtacagtcactaacgtgtaatcccctgtggattattacgttttcagcctggattcggggtccagtagtaggaaaacccttacctgatactcggttatgcccctcgatcgaatccacgctcaacagatccacctaaacgaaacacgaaggttttagttgatggctttagtagaagtcgttttaaaaaggtcagaagcgacatccgttgacttacccaaggaaaggagaactacctccaaacaagcctaccgcgagacccgagaactcaagcgtcaactctgtactaccttcaagggagaaaagtagggccatatcttattccaatattcaaactctaatcggatgtaacaacattagggaattcatcgaaaacaatccttaccgaaggctcaccgtgacccggagcggaggaaggaaggcttaggtggcttggtgaaacaaggagctcggctcgacttgaaggcgttcggctcggctcggctcggcttggccttggctcacagctcggcttgtggctcggctcaactcggctcgcggctcggctcacttgGCTAGCGGCTCggatcgtggctcggctcactcggcttgcTTGGCTCAGCTTACtcagctcactcggctcggcttactcagctcggctcacccggatttgtgtgtggctcggactggaaatgggtctcgggtcgggtcagcttggaaccggggcgAGTTCAACGGCAacttcggcgttcgacgacggggtGAGTCGCGGCTGGGTGGAATCCGACAGCTGGTTCTGCTTTCACGCGGCGGAGGACGACGGCTTGACGGCGGAGGACGTTTTgaagccgagaggagatccgaaatggatggtcgcggcggctgttcgttttcggagacggagacgacgacgctGGAGGCGGAACAGGAGACGGtgacggagaggaagagagatggtggcggagacgaaggcggaagagaaaaacggagaGGCGCGGCGGCGGCTGTGAGATGTTGAAGACGGTGAAGGAAAAacggaagaaaagaagaagaagaaaatcggggggggggggtcgGCGGCACGCGAGGGtttcctctctttttcttttttttttaaaatatatatatatatattaaattaagaaattaataataataataaaaaaataaaataaaaataaaataataaaaataataataatattaaatataataaaaataaataatgatatatatatatatattgaataaaattaatataaatttataatagaatattaatattaattaattataataatattaaataagaatattaatatttatctcaaataaataaaaagaaaatattaacattaaaaattgtaataataattcccgataataataatctaatcaatattatattattattttatcgttttaccaaaactcaaatttccgaacaattcacttaaaatgctaaaattttacctcgaacttcggggcgttacattcttccctccttagggaactttcgtcctagaaagttttattcctcgaacagctcgggataacgggatctcatgtcatcttctcgctcccatgtagcctcttctacccggtgattccgccataagactttaaccaaagggatttctttatttctcaacgttttcacctctctagcaagcacctcaacgggttgttcagtatagctcaagttttcatcaatctccagtggctcgtaatccactacatgggatggatctggcacgtacttcctcaacatagagacatgaaacacatcgtgaactgtcgagagtgatggtggcaacgccaagcgataagccacagggccaatccgttccagaatctcaaacggcccaacaaaacggggactcagctttcccctcctttcgaaacgcaagacacctctcataggtgctacctttaagaacaccttatcccctacctcaaactcaaggtccttccgcctcacatctgcataactcttctgcctactctgagcggtatgcatgcgtgatctaatcttctgtatcgcttcgttagtagactgaactaactcaggacccatcaatctctgctcacctacctcaccccagcaaaccggggatctacaacatttgccgtacagggcctcaaacggtgccatgccaatagtagcctgataactgttattataagcaaattccatcaaatgtaagtcggagtcccagctacctagaaattccaatgcacacgctcgcaacatatcctctaaaacttggttcagacgctcagtctgaccgtcagtctgtggatggaaagctgtactaaagtctaacctcgtgcccatagcagtctgcaaacccttccagaatttggaagtgaaacgggcatctctatcagaaacaatcgacactggcactccgtgcaatctcactatctcagacatgtacaactgtgcccacttactagcagtatagatggatttacccggaacaaagtgcgctgatttagtaagtctgtccaccacaacccaaatcactgtaaaacccctcagagttctcggcagccctgtaatgaaatccatggacacgttttcccacttccattccggtatgctcaagggttgtaataaacccgctggcttctgccttggtgccttaacctgctgacacaccaagcatctactaacaaattctgctacttccctcttcatgttacgccaccaataaacccgcttcaggtcctgatacatcttcgtactacccgggtgcatggaaaatggggaactgtgagcctcagataataattctgtcttaaccgcactatctgacggcacacagaggcgtctctcgaacaaaagtccaccatcagaggataatgagaactcaaccgcttgccctgcctctgctaggccacgtttctcaaccagataaggatcgttactctgagcatcaatgatcctttgcctcaaagtcggctgtaccatcaactgggctaactgcatagtaactgcccccactgacactgcaatctcagcccgctcgagatcccgatgcaatggggcctgtcgggtaataagtgctgctgaatgtgataccttcctactaagagcatcagctaccacatttgccttgcctggatgatacagtatctcacaatcgtaatccttcactaactcaagccatctccgctgtctcatattcaattctttctgagtaaagaagtatttcaggctcttatggtccgtgaagatctgtatcttttcaccgtataaataatgcctccatattttcaaagcaaaaaccactgctgccaactctaaatcatgtgtagggtagttctgctcatgactcttcaactgacgagacgcataagcgaccgccttaccctgctgcatcaaaacacaacccaaacccttcttggaagcatcactataaatcacaaaactgccagaaccatcaggtacagtaagaaccgacgcggtaactagcttctgtttaaggttctggaaactatCCTCACacgccttgctccaaacaaaaggagctcccttcctggtcaactgagtgggaggagtagctatacgagaaaagttctccacaaaccgtcgataatagcctgctaaacccagaaagctacgaacctcactgactgtggaaggtcgggtccaaccggtgactgcctctatcttagctggatccacagagactccagccttagaaaccacgtggcccagaaaggacacctgcttcagccaaaactcgcatttcgagaactttgcatacaacttattatcccgaagtgtttgcaaaaccatacgtaaatgctcctcatgttcggcctccgtcttggagtatatcaagatatcgtcgataaacacgatcacaaaagtatctaggaactccctaaacactctgttcatcaagtccataaatactgccggagcattcgtcaaaccaaaagacatcacaataaactcgtagtgtccatatctggaacgaaatgctgtcttcgatacatcctcatccttaatcctcagctgatggtatcccgaccgaagatcaatcttagagaacactgtggctccctgtaactggtcaaatagatcgtcaatcctgggcaaaggatatctgttctttacggttaccttgttcaactccctatagtcaatgcatagacgcatcgatccatccttcttcttaacgaataaaactggcgcaccccaaggtgacacgctcggtcgaatgaatcccttatcaagcaattcctgtaactgtaccttcagttctttcaattctgcgggggccattctgtaaggggctctggatataggaaccgtgcccggctccaactctatggcaaactcaacctctctgtgaggaggtaaccctggaagttcctcaggaaaaacgttcggat
This window encodes:
- the LOC103488725 gene encoding serine/arginine-rich splicing factor RS2Z33-like isoform X2, which translates into the protein MVFSSSMRGEVSTLWYLYQMMALPVSGTNLRRVRDVDMKRDYAFVEFSDPRDADDARYSLNGRDVHGSRIIVEIAKGVPRGPGGSREYLGRGPPGTGRCFNCGIDGHWARDCKAGDWKNKCYRCGERGHIEKNCQNSPKKLKRGSYSRSPSPRRGRSRSRSYSRGRSYSRSRSPVKRDRSLERSDKRSRSPRGRSSPKRHSLSPPPKAMKRSPTPDERSPEEDARRSLSPGNRDSRSPRGRSRSPRGRSRSPMDEGEDFNGGGSRNYRREENGYSRSPSPLPREERSPVNDEDNNGSPRGGSESA
- the LOC103488725 gene encoding serine/arginine-rich splicing factor RS2Z32-like isoform X1, with product MPRYDDRYGGTRLYVGRLSSRTRSRDLDDLFSRYGRVRDVDMKRDYAFVEFSDPRDADDARYSLNGRDVHGSRIIVEIAKGVPRGPGGSREYLGRGPPGTGRCFNCGIDGHWARDCKAGDWKNKCYRCGERGHIEKNCQNSPKKLKRGSYSRSPSPRRGRSRSRSYSRGRSYSRSRSPVKRDRSLERSDKRSRSPRGRSSPKRHSLSPPPKAMKRSPTPDERSPEEDARRSLSPGNRDSRSPRGRSRSPRGRSRSPMDEGEDFNGGGSRNYRREENGYSRSPSPLPREERSPVNDEDNNGSPRGGSESA